From Anopheles darlingi chromosome 2, idAnoDarlMG_H_01, whole genome shotgun sequence, the proteins below share one genomic window:
- the LOC125950119 gene encoding uncharacterized protein LOC125950119, with translation MLFRRSTNSIVLLIFGCLLIIDGHEETKTSRTKRGRNVRTSGSPQSAAIEPSQDLQDNSASSSSSSSSDSNQQDVAVIPPGFLSPSVQEYLELGKSIPGRPGTDYPILAAIPYTNFYCDEQDYPGFFADMDTRCQGWHYCDIDGRQATFLCPNGTQFSQAVFVCDWWFNVRCDLSPRLYSINARLYQRPKFNPTQKHRVITRQLVDEIFNV, from the exons ATGGCCATGAGGAAACGAAGACGAGTCGCACCAAACGGGGGCGCAACGTGCGAACGTCCGGATCGCCACAAAGTGCGGCCATAGAACCGAGCCAGGACCTGCAGGATAACagtgcaagcagcagcagcagtagcagcagcgacagtaaTCAGCAGGATGTGGCCGTCATACCGCCCGGATTTCTTAGTCCCTCGGTCCAGGAGTACCTCGAGCTCGGCAAATCCATACCCG gtCGACCGGGGACGGATTATCCAATACTGGCCGCGATCCCGTACACCAACTTCTACTGCGACGAGCAGGACTATCCGGGTTTCTTCGCCGATATGGACACACGGTGTCAGG GATGGCATTACTGTGACATCGATGGACGGCAAGCTACCTTCCTCTGCCCGAACGGGACGCAATTCTCGCAGGCCGTCTTCGTGTGCGATTGGTGGTTCAACGTGCGCTGTGATCTCTCCCCTCGGTTGTACTCGATCAACGCTCGGCTCTACCAGCGGCCCAAGTTCAATCCGACGCAAAAGCACCGCGTCATAACGAGGCAACTGGTGGACGAGATATTCAACGTTTAA